A stretch of Corynebacterium timonense DNA encodes these proteins:
- the glgB gene encoding 1,4-alpha-glucan branching protein GlgB: MTGIDPSLLIPEHDKERLLACTHHAPHDFYGWHPTASGSVVRTRMLGARRVELLIHNTHVDMVDAGDDIWVAALDDEHAPDYRLRVTYPEGEPVLVADPYHFLPTLGQLDLHLIGEGRHERLWEVLGANVRTYTTTLGEVSGTSFAVWAPNARGVAVVGEFCTWNPSQYPMRALGSSGVWEIFIPGIGPGTTYKFAVHNADGERVDKADPLAKQTLAPPETVSVVADASAYEWGDGEWMSARPGIDPTNAPMSVYECHIGSWKQGANYRTLTEELVPYLVDNGFTHVEFLPVAEHPFGGSWGYQVSGYYAPTARWGTPDDFRALVDALHAHGIGVIVDWVPAHFPKDAWALARFDGTALYEHPDWRRGEQKEWGTYVFDFGRNEVRNFLVANALYWCEEFHLDGLRVDAVASMLYLDYSRQPGEWLPNQQGGRENWDAVQFLQEMNATVHRTHPGVLTIAEESTAWPGVTAQTSSDGLGFSLKWNMGWMNDTLEYFSLDPVHRSHHHNEITFSLVYAFSERYVLPFSHDEVVHGKGSLWGRMPGDDWNKAAGLRALFGYMYSHPGKQLMFMGCEWGQTTEWDEAHSINWDNVSGGWGHEYHRGIQRLVRDLNLVYRDTPALFSQDNTPMGFQWVKGDDANHNVLAYVRWGVDAAPLLAVVNLSGTSHAGYRLGFPEPGSWELVINTDDSIYGGAGNDIPRHVHTEPTPWDNLDQSVALHLPALSVQYYRLV, encoded by the coding sequence ATGACGGGCATCGACCCCTCGCTTCTCATCCCCGAGCACGATAAAGAGCGCCTGTTAGCATGTACGCACCACGCGCCGCACGACTTCTACGGCTGGCACCCCACCGCCTCGGGATCGGTCGTGCGCACGCGGATGCTTGGGGCACGCCGCGTCGAGCTGCTCATCCACAACACCCACGTGGACATGGTCGACGCCGGTGACGACATCTGGGTCGCCGCCCTCGACGACGAGCACGCGCCCGACTACCGCCTGCGCGTGACCTATCCCGAGGGCGAGCCCGTCCTCGTGGCGGACCCATACCATTTCCTGCCCACGCTCGGCCAGCTCGACCTGCACCTTATCGGCGAGGGCCGCCATGAGCGCCTCTGGGAGGTGCTGGGCGCCAACGTGCGCACCTACACCACCACCCTCGGCGAGGTCTCGGGCACCTCGTTTGCCGTGTGGGCCCCCAACGCGCGCGGCGTAGCCGTGGTGGGAGAGTTCTGCACGTGGAACCCCAGCCAGTACCCGATGCGTGCCCTCGGCTCCTCCGGCGTGTGGGAGATCTTCATCCCCGGCATCGGCCCCGGCACCACCTACAAGTTCGCAGTGCACAACGCCGACGGCGAGCGCGTGGATAAGGCCGACCCGCTGGCCAAACAGACGCTCGCGCCGCCAGAGACGGTCTCCGTCGTCGCCGACGCCTCCGCCTACGAGTGGGGCGACGGCGAATGGATGAGCGCGCGCCCCGGCATCGACCCGACAAACGCGCCGATGAGCGTTTACGAGTGCCACATCGGCTCCTGGAAGCAGGGGGCGAACTACCGCACCCTCACCGAGGAGCTCGTGCCCTACCTCGTCGACAACGGATTCACCCACGTCGAGTTCCTGCCCGTCGCCGAGCACCCCTTCGGAGGCTCGTGGGGCTACCAAGTCTCGGGCTACTACGCCCCCACCGCCCGCTGGGGCACCCCCGACGACTTCCGCGCCCTCGTCGACGCCCTCCACGCCCACGGCATCGGCGTCATCGTGGACTGGGTCCCGGCCCACTTTCCCAAGGATGCCTGGGCGCTTGCCCGCTTCGACGGCACGGCGCTCTACGAGCACCCCGACTGGCGCCGCGGCGAACAGAAAGAATGGGGCACCTATGTCTTTGACTTCGGCCGCAACGAGGTGCGCAACTTCCTCGTCGCCAACGCGCTGTACTGGTGCGAGGAGTTCCACCTCGACGGCCTACGCGTCGACGCAGTCGCCTCCATGCTCTACCTCGACTACTCCCGCCAGCCCGGAGAGTGGCTGCCCAACCAGCAGGGCGGGCGCGAAAACTGGGACGCCGTCCAGTTCCTCCAGGAGATGAACGCCACGGTCCACCGCACTCACCCCGGCGTACTCACCATCGCCGAGGAGTCCACCGCCTGGCCGGGGGTGACCGCCCAAACCAGCTCCGACGGCTTGGGCTTCAGCCTGAAATGGAACATGGGGTGGATGAACGACACCCTTGAGTACTTTTCCCTCGACCCAGTGCATCGCTCCCACCACCACAACGAGATCACCTTCTCCCTCGTCTACGCCTTTTCCGAGCGCTACGTCCTGCCCTTCTCCCACGACGAGGTCGTGCACGGGAAAGGCTCTCTGTGGGGCCGCATGCCCGGCGACGACTGGAACAAGGCCGCCGGGTTGCGCGCCCTCTTCGGCTACATGTACTCCCACCCCGGCAAACAGCTGATGTTCATGGGCTGCGAGTGGGGCCAGACCACGGAGTGGGACGAAGCGCACTCCATCAACTGGGACAACGTCTCCGGCGGCTGGGGCCACGAGTACCACCGCGGCATCCAGCGCCTCGTTCGCGACCTCAACCTGGTCTACCGCGACACCCCCGCCCTATTCTCTCAGGACAACACGCCGATGGGTTTCCAATGGGTCAAGGGCGACGACGCCAACCACAACGTCCTCGCCTACGTGCGCTGGGGCGTCGACGCTGCCCCCCTCCTCGCCGTGGTCAACCTCTCGGGGACCTCGCATGCCGGCTACCGCCTCGGTTTTCCAGAGCCGGGCTCGTGGGAGCTGGTGATCAACACCGACGACTCCATCTACGGCGGCGCCGGCAACGACATCCCGCGCCACGTGCACACCGAGCCGACCCCGTGGGACAACCTCGATCAGTCGGTCGCCCTGCACCTGCCCGCCCTCAGCGTGCAGTACTACCGGCTGGTTTAG
- a CDS encoding tetratricopeptide repeat protein codes for MADFEAGAVDLPGLAQQGSGAHAGFQAFIEATQDNLEEEVLKRSVQVPVIVVVGSARSPQSDELKATFRELADGQRAFRVAYVDADAHPMLAQMLGVRSVPTTLALAAGRPVTSFEGGQPRAQLEQWVAALVAQIGPQLEGLGDEEPGQEQPHEDPRLDAATEALNRGDFDAAIEVYDALLAEEPNNPEIAQAKATVGVLKRLDPDNRETDPIAEAEAAPGDVDKQLAAADAEVVAGAPEKAFARLTELVTAEPRAKERLLELFTLFDASDPRVITARTNLASALF; via the coding sequence ATGGCGGACTTTGAAGCAGGAGCGGTCGACCTGCCGGGGCTGGCGCAGCAGGGCAGCGGGGCGCACGCGGGTTTTCAGGCCTTTATCGAGGCCACCCAGGACAACCTCGAGGAGGAGGTGCTCAAGCGTTCTGTGCAGGTGCCCGTCATCGTCGTGGTGGGCTCCGCGCGCTCGCCGCAATCGGACGAGCTCAAGGCCACCTTCCGGGAGCTGGCGGACGGCCAGCGGGCGTTCCGGGTGGCCTACGTCGACGCGGACGCCCACCCGATGCTCGCGCAGATGCTCGGGGTGCGCAGCGTGCCCACGACGCTCGCGCTCGCGGCGGGCCGCCCCGTGACCAGTTTCGAGGGTGGGCAGCCGCGCGCGCAGCTCGAGCAGTGGGTGGCAGCGCTTGTTGCGCAGATCGGCCCGCAGCTCGAGGGGCTGGGAGACGAGGAACCCGGTCAGGAGCAGCCGCACGAAGACCCGCGCTTGGACGCGGCGACCGAGGCGCTGAACAGGGGGGACTTCGACGCGGCGATCGAGGTCTACGACGCGCTGCTCGCCGAGGAGCCGAACAACCCCGAGATCGCGCAGGCGAAGGCCACGGTCGGGGTGCTCAAGCGCCTCGACCCGGACAACCGCGAAACAGACCCGATTGCGGAGGCCGAGGCGGCCCCCGGGGACGTCGATAAGCAGCTTGCGGCGGCCGACGCCGAGGTCGTGGCCGGGGCCCCAGAAAAGGCGTTCGCGCGGCTGACCGAGCTGGTTACGGCCGAGCCGCGCGCCAAGGAACGCCTTCTTGAGCTTTTCACGCTTTTCGACGCCTCAGATCCGCGCGTCATCACCGCACGCACGAACCTGGCGTCCGCGCTGTTCTAA
- a CDS encoding MTH1187 family thiamine-binding protein → MIAAFSVAPTVTDNAHAEMSAAVARAVRVVRESGLPHETTAMFTTVEGEWDEVMDVIKRATQAVVEVSPRVSLVVKADIRPGYSDMLHQKMESLNKHFESEE, encoded by the coding sequence ATGATTGCTGCTTTTTCGGTTGCCCCCACCGTGACGGACAACGCGCACGCGGAGATGTCCGCGGCGGTGGCACGGGCGGTGCGTGTGGTACGTGAGTCCGGATTGCCGCACGAGACCACCGCGATGTTTACCACCGTGGAGGGCGAGTGGGACGAGGTCATGGACGTGATCAAGCGGGCCACGCAGGCCGTGGTCGAGGTCTCTCCGCGGGTGTCGCTCGTGGTCAAGGCGGACATCCGGCCTGGGTACTCGGACATGCTGCACCAGAAGATGGAATCGTTAAACAAGCACTTTGAAAGCGAGGAGTAA
- the nucS gene encoding endonuclease NucS, whose translation MRLIIAQCSVDYVGRLDAHLPSAKRLIMVKADGSVSIHADDRAYKPLNWMTSPCTLTEETVLDVDGADTGETMWIVENAGGEQLRITLEEVIHDTSVELGVDPGLVKDGVEAHLQKLLAEHITTLGEGYSLIRREYPTAIGPVDLLARDSCGHTVAVEVKRRGGIDGVEQLSRYVELLNRDDLLAPVTGVFAAQEIKPQARTLAEDRGFRCLVLDYDELRGIQSNELRLF comes from the coding sequence ATGCGTTTGATCATTGCCCAGTGCTCGGTTGACTACGTGGGGCGCCTCGACGCGCATCTGCCCTCAGCGAAGCGACTGATCATGGTCAAGGCCGACGGGTCCGTCTCCATCCACGCGGACGACCGCGCATATAAGCCCCTGAACTGGATGACGTCCCCGTGCACCTTGACGGAGGAAACGGTCCTCGACGTGGACGGGGCGGACACGGGCGAGACGATGTGGATCGTGGAAAACGCGGGAGGCGAGCAGTTGCGGATCACGCTGGAGGAGGTTATCCACGACACGTCTGTGGAGCTCGGAGTGGACCCGGGACTGGTCAAAGACGGGGTGGAGGCGCACCTGCAAAAGCTGCTCGCGGAGCACATCACGACTCTCGGCGAGGGCTACTCGCTCATCAGGAGGGAATACCCGACGGCGATCGGGCCGGTGGACCTGCTGGCGCGCGACTCCTGCGGGCACACGGTTGCGGTGGAGGTCAAGCGCCGCGGTGGCATTGACGGCGTGGAGCAGCTAAGCCGTTACGTTGAGTTGCTCAACCGGGACGACCTGCTCGCGCCCGTCACCGGGGTTTTTGCCGCCCAGGAGATCAAACCCCAGGCCCGGACGCTCGCGGAGGATCGGGGCTTTCGCTGCCTTGTCCTCGACTACGACGAGCTGCGGGGGATCCAGTCGAACGAGCTGAGGTTGTTCTAG